Genomic DNA from Roseburia intestinalis L1-82:
TGGATCCGCTTTCACTTAGCATTTCCTGCCATATCGGACCGGGAGCGTTAGCAGTGGCATGTTCAAGAAAGATTCCAGAGCTGGAAGCGTAATAGAAAAATAAAAGAGAACAGAGAGAAAAGCCAGATAAAGCAATCGCCTGAAATCTGAATTACAAGAGATAATTCGGATCTCAGGCGATTTTTACCTATAGAAATTAAAAGTCCTTTGCAGACAGAAAAATTTCACGCTGTTTAGGCTGGAGAATTGCTGTGCTGCCGTATCTTTTTGCTTTTCCAAATGATATAAGTGATCATCAGAGGAATACCGGCGCCCACCCAGGCAGCAGGATCAGCAAGGCAGATCCCCTGATAACCGAGTGGTTTCTGCAGGAGTGCGATCGCAACAAAGCGGCATACCAGCTCGATCACGCCACTCAACATTGGAACAAGTCCTTCGCCTAATCCCTGTAAGGCATTGCGGTATAAAAAGATCATGGCAAGCGGGAGGAAAAACCAGCTTACTGTTTTTAAATACATCATGGCATAGGAGAAAATCTCATCGGAAGGATTGCTTACAAACCAGCTTACGATAAATTCTCCACCGAAAATACAGATGGCAGCACCGATGGCTGCAGCAGCGATACAGATGAAAAATCCTTTGCGCATACCGTCGAAAATACGGTCGTATTTTCCTGCACCGAGATTCTGACCACAGTAGGTTGCCATGGCGGTGCCGAGCGTCGGCATGGTCTGAGTTGCGATATTGTTGACTTTAGAAGCGGCTGTAAAGGAAGCAACCACACTGGAACCAAACACGTTGACAGCACTCTGTAAGATCATGGTTCCAATGGCGGTGATGGAGTAATTTAATGCCATTGTGATACCGATCGAGAGCATGTTAATGACACCCGGGCGATCCAGATAATAGTCCGCTTTTGTTGTGCGAAGGATCTCAAACTGCTGGAACATATGGATAAAACATAAAATTGCGGAGATTCCCTGCGCAATGATGGTGGCATAGGCGGCACCGGCGGTTCCTGCTTTCAGCACGATAATAAATAAAAGATCCAGTACCACATTTAATATAGAAGAAAAGATCAAAAAGTAGAGCGGTGTTTTGCTGTCTCCAATACCTCTTAAGATACCGGCAGATACATTGTAGAGCATTGTTAAGATGATACCTGCAAAAATGACCTTGATGTAAGCATCTGCCATGGATAAGATATTATCCGGTGTATGCATCCAGACTAAAAACAGGCGGGAAGCGGCAACGGTCGGAATCGTAAGAATTGCAGATACGATCACGGTTAAGATCAGGGAGAGTGCAACGTAGTGTTTTAACAAGCGAAAATCTTTTGCACCGAAGGCATGCGAAATCATGACACCGAATCCCTGTGCGATTCCGGTGGCAAAGCCGAGCACTAAAAACATGATACATCCGGTGGAACCGACGGCAGCAAGTGCATCTTCGCCGAGGTATCTTCCCACGATGATCGTGTCTACCATATTATAAAATTGCTGGAACAGATTTCCTAATAAAACCGGAATGGAAAAAAGCAGTATGATTTTTAATGAACTGCCGGTGGTCATATCTTTTGTCATGCTACTGGAAACTCCTTTCAAACTTTGGTATGATGTAATTATTCAGTGCACATATATGCAGTATAATGTAATAAACATGTAAGGCTTAGTATACGTCACAAAAATCAGAAATACAAGCGGAAAATAAGACTTTTTTCCTAATTTTTTTAAGGGAGAATCAGATGGACATTAATTTGGAATACTATAAGATATTTTATTATACGGCAAAGCAGAAAAGTGTTACGTTAGCGGCAGAAAAACTGTCAATCTCACAGCCGGCAGTCAGCCAGGCGATCAAGCATTTAGAGAAGGATCTTGGCTGTGCATTGTTTGTAAGAATGGCAAAGGGAGTACGTCTGACCAAGGAGGGTGAGATGCTGTTTTCCTATGTGGAACGCGGCTATGAGGCGATTCTTTCCGGAGAAAAAAGACTTCTTGAGATGCTAAACCTTGAAAAGGGAGAAATCTGCATCGGTGCAAGTGATATGACATTAAAATATTATCTGCTTCCATATTTAGAGCGGTTTCATGAAAAATATCCCAATATCCGCGTGACCGTGACCAATGCGCCAACACCGGAAACTTTACAGCATCTTGCGGATGGCAGGATCGATTTTGGAATCGTGAGCTCTCCGGTGGAGCCGCAGGGATGGCTTAAGATCATCCCGGTCAAAGAGATCCGCGACGTTTTTGTGGCAGGGAAAAAATACAAAGAGCTCTGTGGGAGAAAGATGCAATACAAAGAACTTTCGGAATATCCGCTGATGTGTTTAGAGGGAAGCACCTCGACGAGACATTATGTGGAGGCATTTTTAGAAGAAGAAGGTGTGACGGTGTCCCCGGAATTTGAACTTGCCACCAGTGATATGCTGATTCAGTTTGCGCTCCGCAATCTTGGGATCGCAAGTGTGATGGAAGAGTTTGCAAAAGAGTATGAGGAGGATGGCAGGCTTTTTAAGCTGCAGTTTGAAAAAGAAATTCCGGCACGAAAATTCTGTATCGTATTAAATGAGAGGATCCCGATGTCTGCGGCTGCGGCAAAGCTTTTAAAAGGACTTTTATAAATTCACATAATGAATGATTATATCAGATATAAAGAATATTAATTTTACTTATAGAGAAACATCATGTATAATCAGTAAGTAAACAGGAATAGCATAGAGAAACTAGGAGGATATTCAAATGGTAAAAGCAGTCGTTGGAGCCAACTGGGGCGATGAAGGAAAAGGAAAGATCACAGATATGCTTGCGAAGGAAGCAGATATTATCGTACGTTTCCAGGGTGGTGCAAATGCAGGTCATACGATCGTAAATGATTACGGAAAGTTTGCACTTCACACATTACCGTCAGGTGTATTTTACGGACACACCACAAGCGTGATCGGCAATGGTGTCGCTTTAAATATTCCGGTACTTATGAAAGAGATCCAGTCTATCGTGGAGCGAGGCGTTCCGAAGCCAAAGATTTTAGTTTCAGACCGTGCACAGATGGTTATGCCTTACCACATTCTGTTTGACCAGTATGAGGAGGAGCGTTTAGGCGGAAAATCTTTCGGTTCCACAAAGTCAGGTATCGCACCATTTTACTCTGATAAATACGCAAAGATCGGTTTCCAGGTCAGCGAGTTATTTGACGAGGAGCTGTTAAAAGAAAAAGTTGTCCGTATTGCAGAGACAAAGAATGTACTCTTAGAGCATTTATATCATAAACCACTGATCAACCCGGATGAATTATTAGAGACATTACATGAGTACCGCGATACCATCGCACCTTATGTATGTGATGTTTCTTCTTATCTGGATCAGGCAATCAAAGAAGGAAAGACTATTTTATTAGAGGGACAGCTTGGAACTTTAAAAGATCCGGATCACGGAATCTATCCGATGGTTACATCTTCCTCTACACTGGCAGCGTATGGTGCAATCGGTGCAGGTATCCCGCCATATGAGATCAAACAGATCGTGACTGTATGTAAAGCATACTCTTCCGCAGTCGGAGCAGGTGCATTTGTCAGCGAGATCTTCGGTGATGAGGCAGATGAACTCAGAAGACGCGGTGGTGACGGCGGTGAGTTCGGTGCAACCACAGGACGTCCGAGACGTATGGGATGGTTCGACTGTGTAGCAAGTAAATATGGCTGCCGTCTGCAGGGAACCACAGATGTTGCATTTACCGTACTCGATGTACTTGGCTACTTAGATGAGATCCCGGTATGTGTTGGATATGAGATCGACGGTGAAGTGACAACAGATTTCCCGACCACAGCAAAATTAGAGAAAGCAAAACCGGTATTAAAGAACCTTCCGGGATGGAAATGTGATATCCGTGGAATCAAGAAATATGAGGATCTTCCGGAAAACTGCAGAAAATATGTAGAGTTCATCGAGGAACAGATCGGCTACCCGATCACAATGGTTTCAAACGGACCGGGAAGAGACGATATCATTTACCGTAGCAAATAGGAAAAAGGACTATCCGATATGATAAAAAATATTATTTTTGACGTAGGAATGGTGTTAGTCAACTGGGATCCGCATGCGGCGTTTCAGGAGTTAGGTTTTGATGAAAAGACAGAGGAGGCGGTTGGAAATGCGACCGTTTACTCTGATGCCTGGAATGAATCAGACCGCAGTGTTCTGGATGCAGAGGAGCAGCTTGCTGTATTTGTCCAAAATGCGCCGGAATATGAAAAAGAGATCTGCCTGTTCTGGGAAAATGTTGCACGGGCAATT
This window encodes:
- a CDS encoding MATE family efflux transporter; its protein translation is MTKDMTTGSSLKIILLFSIPVLLGNLFQQFYNMVDTIIVGRYLGEDALAAVGSTGCIMFLVLGFATGIAQGFGVMISHAFGAKDFRLLKHYVALSLILTVIVSAILTIPTVAASRLFLVWMHTPDNILSMADAYIKVIFAGIILTMLYNVSAGILRGIGDSKTPLYFLIFSSILNVVLDLLFIIVLKAGTAGAAYATIIAQGISAILCFIHMFQQFEILRTTKADYYLDRPGVINMLSIGITMALNYSITAIGTMILQSAVNVFGSSVVASFTAASKVNNIATQTMPTLGTAMATYCGQNLGAGKYDRIFDGMRKGFFICIAAAAIGAAICIFGGEFIVSWFVSNPSDEIFSYAMMYLKTVSWFFLPLAMIFLYRNALQGLGEGLVPMLSGVIELVCRFVAIALLQKPLGYQGICLADPAAWVGAGIPLMITYIIWKSKKIRQHSNSPA
- a CDS encoding LysR family transcriptional regulator is translated as MDINLEYYKIFYYTAKQKSVTLAAEKLSISQPAVSQAIKHLEKDLGCALFVRMAKGVRLTKEGEMLFSYVERGYEAILSGEKRLLEMLNLEKGEICIGASDMTLKYYLLPYLERFHEKYPNIRVTVTNAPTPETLQHLADGRIDFGIVSSPVEPQGWLKIIPVKEIRDVFVAGKKYKELCGRKMQYKELSEYPLMCLEGSTSTRHYVEAFLEEEGVTVSPEFELATSDMLIQFALRNLGIASVMEEFAKEYEEDGRLFKLQFEKEIPARKFCIVLNERIPMSAAAAKLLKGLL
- a CDS encoding adenylosuccinate synthase, with protein sequence MVKAVVGANWGDEGKGKITDMLAKEADIIVRFQGGANAGHTIVNDYGKFALHTLPSGVFYGHTTSVIGNGVALNIPVLMKEIQSIVERGVPKPKILVSDRAQMVMPYHILFDQYEEERLGGKSFGSTKSGIAPFYSDKYAKIGFQVSELFDEELLKEKVVRIAETKNVLLEHLYHKPLINPDELLETLHEYRDTIAPYVCDVSSYLDQAIKEGKTILLEGQLGTLKDPDHGIYPMVTSSSTLAAYGAIGAGIPPYEIKQIVTVCKAYSSAVGAGAFVSEIFGDEADELRRRGGDGGEFGATTGRPRRMGWFDCVASKYGCRLQGTTDVAFTVLDVLGYLDEIPVCVGYEIDGEVTTDFPTTAKLEKAKPVLKNLPGWKCDIRGIKKYEDLPENCRKYVEFIEEQIGYPITMVSNGPGRDDIIYRSK